From Rutidosis leptorrhynchoides isolate AG116_Rl617_1_P2 chromosome 3, CSIRO_AGI_Rlap_v1, whole genome shotgun sequence, a single genomic window includes:
- the LOC139896419 gene encoding nicotinate phosphoribosyltransferase 2-like, producing the protein MNGGVNVKQKKISGPTNPMVTPLLTDLYQFTMAYAYWKAGKHNDRAVFDLYFRRNPFGGEYTVFAGLEECIRFIANFKLSKDEIDFVRECLSPTCEDAFFDYLGGIDCSDVEVYAIAEGSVVFPKVPLMRIEGPVAVVQLLETPFVNLINFASLVTTNAARHRFVAGGSKLLLEFGLRRAQGPDGGVGASRYCYMGGFDATSNCAAGKLFGIPLRGTHSHAFVSSFTGPDEITDKSLQSRDKLRVCTDFVSLTQTWLGKLKRLSSSEGVFGETNQSELAAFVSYALAFPDNFLALVDTYDVTRSGVPNFCAVALALNDLGYKAKGIRLDSGDLAYLSCEARKFFQTIEKEFQVPGFGKTNITASNDLNEETLDALNKQGHEVDSFGIGTNLVTCFAQPALGCVFKLVEINNQPRIKLSEDVSKVSIPCKKRSFRLYGKEGYALVDIMSGENEPPPQEGQRILCRHPFNESKRAYVVPQRVEELMKCYWPGSADKAREELPTLKQIRDHCMKQLEQMRTDHMRRLNPTPYKVSVSTKLYEFIHFLWLNEAPVGELQ; encoded by the exons ATGAACGGCGGCGTAAACGTCAAACAGAAAAAGATTAGCGGGCCCACAAATCCAATGGTAACGCCGTTACTTACAGATCTTTATCAGTTCACCATGGCTTATGCTTATTGGAAAGCCGGCAAACATAACGACCGTGCTGT GTTTGACTTATATTTTCGAAGGAATCCGTTTGGCGGCGAGTATACTGTTTTTGCAGGCCTTGAAGAGTGCATAAGGTTCATTGCTAATTTTAAATTATCGAAGGACGAGATTGATTTTGTTCGGGAATGTTTATCTCCTACGTGTGAG GATGCCTTCTTTGATTATCTTGGAGGAATAGATTGTTCTGATGTTGAAGTATATGCTATTGCTGAGGGATCTGTTGTATTTCCTAAAGTACCCTTGATGAGAATCGAAGGTCCTGTAGCT GTGGTTCAATTATTAGAAACTCCTTTTGTGAATCTTATAAATTTTGCTTCTCTAGTAACTACAAATGCTGCAAGGCATCGTTTTGTTGCTGGCGGATCTAAACTACTTCTTGAATTTGGGCTTCGAAGGGCACAG GGCCCGGATGGTGGTGTAGGGGCATCAAGGTATTGCTACATGGGAGGATTCGATGCAACCAG CAATTGTGCAGCTGGAAAGTTATTCGGAATACCACTCCGTGGGACCCATTCTCATGCTTTTGTTAGCTCATTCACG GGACCTGATGAGATTACAGATAAGTCTCTACAGAGTCGTGATAAGTTGAGAGTATGCACGGATTTTGTTAGTCTCACACAAACTTGGTTGGGAAAGTTGAAG CGGTTAAGTTCATCAGAGGGCGTTTTTGGTGAGACTAACCAAAGTGAGTTAGCAGCTTTTGTTTCATACGCCTTAGCATTTCCCGATAACTTTTTGGCTCTTGTGGACACATACGAT GTAACGCGAAGTGGTGTTCCTAATTTTTGCGCTGTTGCTTTAGCACTAAATGATTTGGG GTATAAAGCAAAGGGGATTCGTTTAGACTCGGGTGACCTTGCTTATTTGTCATGTGAAGCCAGAAAGTTTTTTCAAACAATTGAAAAAGAATTTCAAGTTCCTGGTTTCGGAAAGACTAATATTACCGCAAGTAATGACCTTAATGAGGAAACTTTAGATGCCTTAAACAAACAA GGCCACGAGGTTGACTCTTTCGGAATTGGAACCAATTTGGTTACATGTTTTGCTCAACCTGCTCTAGGTTGCGTGTTCAAGCTTGTTGAGATAAATAACCAGCCCCGTATAAAACTCTCGGAAGATGTATCAAAG GTCTCCATTCCATGTAAAAAGCGGTCATTCAGATTGTATGGAAAGGAAGGTTATGCTCTTGTAGACATAATGTCAGGGGAAAATGAACCACCTCCAcag GAGGGGCAACGGATTTTGTGCCGACACCCATTTAATGAATCGAAGAGAGCTTATGTGGTGCCACAGCGTGTTGAGGAGCTTATGAAGTGTTATTGGCCTGGAAGCGCAG ACAAAGCTAGAGAAGAATTGCCAACACTAAAGCAGATAAGAGATCATTGTATGAAGCAACTGGAGCAAATGCGAACGGATCACATGAGGAGATTGAATCCAACACCCTACAAG GTTAGTGTAAGCACAAAGTTGTATGAGTTCATTCATTTTCTATGGCTCAATGAAGCACCTGTTGGAGAGCTGCAGTGA